ACAGACCGGCGTCCTGGCTGTTCCGGGCTTCGCCGAATCCGGTCATGCTCAGCAGCAAAGCGGGCCTCGTCGGTCGGGGTCTGGGGACGGACGAAGCGAGGCGGGGTGATCCGCCTCGCTTCCAGTGTTGGGTCGGGTTGGTCGGGGGCGTCGCGGCCAGGCCGATTACTTGGGGGCCGGGGCCGTCGGCGGTTGGTTGCCGGAGTTCAGCGGGAAGGTGCTGGTGTTCGGGACCGGAGCCGAGGGGGTCGGGGCCGGAACCGGCGCCGGGGTCGGCTCGGCGGAGGGCGTCGCTTCGCCGCCGACCGGCGTGGGAGCGGCGGGGGCGTCGGACTTGGGGGTCAGGTCGCGAGTCCGCGAGGTCGGCGCCTCGTCGAACAGGGTGGACGCCCCCTGCTGCCGGGCCGTCAGAAC
Above is a window of Paludisphaera rhizosphaerae DNA encoding:
- the secG gene encoding preprotein translocase subunit SecG; protein product: MGVLTAIFNTLIVLLSLFLICLVLIQRGKGGGLAGAFGGAGGSSAFGTKAGDTFTRITIVAASIWILMTMLLVVLTARQQGASTLFDEAPTSRTRDLTPKSDAPAAPTPVGGEATPSAEPTPAPVPAPTPSAPVPNTSTFPLNSGNQPPTAPAPK